From Citricoccus sp. SGAir0253, a single genomic window includes:
- a CDS encoding ABC transporter ATP-binding protein, with product MLTVSSVSKTFFAGTVNERRALRGVDLDLAEGDFVTVIGSNGAGKSTVLNIVSGDLSPDEGTVVIDGRDVTRLQDHQRAAFVGRVFQDPMAGTAPHLTIEENMAIADRRGQSRRLSLGVTRAKRRRFADELATLELGLENRLKAKVGLLSGGQRQALSLLMATFSDPKILLLDEHTAALDPQRADLVTRLTRQVVEEKGLTTLMVTHNMEQALRVGNRLIMMHEGRIILDLSEEEKRGRTVKDLLGEFEKIKGATIDDKTLLQ from the coding sequence ATGCTGACCGTTTCCTCCGTCTCCAAGACCTTCTTCGCCGGCACCGTCAACGAGCGCCGCGCCCTGCGCGGGGTGGACCTGGACCTGGCCGAGGGCGACTTCGTGACCGTCATCGGCTCCAACGGCGCCGGCAAGTCCACCGTGCTGAACATCGTCTCGGGCGACCTGTCCCCGGACGAGGGCACCGTGGTGATCGACGGCCGGGACGTCACCCGGCTGCAGGACCATCAGCGGGCGGCCTTCGTCGGCCGCGTGTTCCAGGATCCGATGGCCGGCACGGCGCCGCACCTGACGATCGAGGAGAACATGGCCATCGCGGACCGCCGCGGGCAGTCCCGCCGGCTGTCCCTCGGGGTCACGCGGGCCAAGCGGCGCCGGTTCGCCGACGAGCTCGCCACCCTCGAGCTGGGGCTGGAGAACCGGCTCAAGGCCAAGGTCGGCCTGCTCTCCGGCGGCCAGCGCCAGGCCCTGAGCCTGCTGATGGCCACCTTCTCGGACCCGAAGATCCTGCTGCTGGACGAGCACACGGCCGCCCTGGACCCGCAGCGCGCGGACCTCGTGACGCGGCTGACGAGGCAGGTCGTCGAGGAGAAGGGGCTGACCACCCTGATGGTCACCCACAACATGGAGCAGGCCCTGCGCGTGGGCAATCGGCTGATCATGATGCACGAGGGCCGGATCATTCTGGACCTGTCCGAGGAGGAGAAGCGCGGGCGCACCGTGAAGGACCTGCTCGGCGAGTTCGAGAAGATCAAGGGCGCCACGATCGACGACAAGACCCTGCTGCAGTAG
- a CDS encoding ABC transporter permease: MTTAIELGLIYAIMALGVYLTFRILDFPDLTVDGSFTTGAAVAAISITNGIDPLVAIVMAFVAGLIAGVITGLLNTKGRINGLLAGILTQIALYSINLRIMGKANVPLLGEETAITPLRTAGVLGGPLGIAAFAALALVLALVLVWFLHTDTGLAMQATGDNERMIRSFGVNTDNQKILGLALSNGLVGMCGAVIAQYQGFADIGMGIGLILAGLASVIIGQAIFGTRTILVAALAVVIGSVIYRVVIQLSLEAGLNPNDMKLISAVLVVLALVVPQLPFFRRRRRTKARTGQAAVVDETPGAPALAAGAPGAGTATTTIEQGER; encoded by the coding sequence ATGACGACCGCCATCGAACTCGGTCTGATCTACGCCATCATGGCGCTGGGGGTCTACCTGACCTTCCGCATCCTCGACTTCCCCGACCTGACGGTGGACGGTTCGTTCACGACCGGGGCCGCCGTCGCCGCCATCTCGATCACCAACGGCATCGACCCCCTCGTCGCGATCGTCATGGCCTTCGTGGCCGGGCTCATCGCCGGCGTCATCACGGGACTGCTCAACACGAAGGGCCGCATCAACGGCCTGCTCGCGGGCATCCTCACCCAGATCGCCCTGTACTCGATCAACCTGCGCATCATGGGCAAGGCCAACGTCCCGCTGCTCGGCGAGGAGACCGCCATCACGCCCCTGCGCACCGCCGGGGTCCTCGGCGGGCCGCTGGGCATCGCCGCCTTCGCGGCGCTCGCCCTCGTCCTGGCGCTCGTGCTCGTGTGGTTCCTGCACACGGACACCGGCCTGGCCATGCAGGCCACGGGCGACAACGAGCGGATGATCCGGTCCTTCGGCGTCAACACCGACAACCAGAAGATCCTCGGCCTGGCCCTGTCCAACGGGCTCGTCGGCATGTGCGGCGCGGTGATCGCCCAGTACCAGGGCTTCGCCGACATCGGCATGGGCATCGGCCTGATCCTGGCGGGGCTGGCCTCGGTCATCATCGGCCAGGCGATCTTCGGCACGCGCACGATCCTCGTCGCCGCGCTCGCGGTGGTCATCGGCTCGGTGATCTACCGCGTGGTCATCCAGCTCTCCCTCGAGGCGGGGCTGAACCCGAACGACATGAAGCTCATCTCCGCGGTCCTCGTGGTGCTGGCCCTCGTCGTCCCGCAGCTGCCGTTCTTCCGCCGGCGCCGTCGCACCAAGGCCCGCACGGGCCAGGCGGCCGTGGTGGACGAGACGCCCGGCGCCCCCGCCCTGGCCGCCGGCGCCCCGGGCGCCGGCACCGCCACCACCACGATCGAGCAGGGAGAGCGCTGA
- a CDS encoding ABC transporter substrate-binding protein — MIRTHKARTGIRAGALLAVSALALTACGGSGNDGGAGGGASDGAGASGETYSIGVSQYVTHPSLDAALKGFEDGLKDAGLDAELDVQNAQGDQGTANTIAGTFAGADKDLILAIATPSAQTVAQAVTDVPVLFTAVTDPVSAQLVDSNEAPGGNVTGTSDANPVKEQLSLLKELAPDAKRVGVVYSSGEVNSQVQVDWAKEAASELGLEIVEATVSNSSEVQQAANSLDVDAFYVPTDNAVVSALESLIGVARNEQVPVIAAEGDSVERGAVATYGLNYEKLGQQTADMAARILTEGADPATMPVETQTEPELYVNPSAAESMGVEIPQSVLDEADHTVGE; from the coding sequence ATGATTCGCACCCACAAGGCTCGCACCGGGATCCGCGCCGGGGCCCTCCTGGCCGTCTCCGCCCTCGCCCTGACCGCCTGCGGCGGCTCCGGGAACGACGGCGGCGCGGGCGGCGGGGCGTCCGACGGGGCCGGCGCGTCCGGCGAGACGTACTCGATCGGCGTCTCCCAGTACGTGACCCACCCCTCCCTCGACGCGGCCCTCAAGGGCTTCGAGGACGGGCTGAAGGACGCCGGGCTGGACGCCGAGCTCGACGTGCAGAACGCCCAGGGCGACCAGGGCACGGCCAACACGATCGCCGGCACCTTCGCCGGTGCGGACAAGGACCTCATCCTGGCCATCGCCACCCCGTCCGCCCAGACCGTGGCCCAGGCGGTCACCGACGTCCCCGTCCTGTTCACCGCCGTCACCGACCCGGTCTCCGCCCAGCTCGTCGACTCCAACGAGGCGCCCGGCGGCAACGTCACCGGCACCTCGGACGCGAACCCCGTCAAGGAGCAGCTGTCCCTGCTGAAGGAGCTGGCCCCGGACGCCAAGCGCGTCGGCGTGGTCTACTCCTCGGGCGAGGTCAACTCGCAGGTCCAGGTCGACTGGGCCAAGGAGGCCGCCTCCGAGCTCGGCCTGGAGATCGTCGAGGCGACCGTCTCCAACTCCTCCGAGGTCCAGCAGGCCGCGAACTCGCTGGACGTGGACGCGTTCTACGTGCCGACCGACAACGCCGTGGTCTCCGCGCTGGAGTCCCTGATCGGCGTGGCGCGGAACGAGCAGGTCCCGGTCATCGCGGCCGAGGGCGACTCCGTGGAGCGCGGCGCCGTGGCCACCTACGGCCTGAACTACGAGAAGCTGGGCCAGCAGACCGCGGACATGGCCGCCCGGATCCTCACCGAGGGCGCCGACCCGGCCACCATGCCGGTGGAGACCCAGACCGAGCCGGAGCTGTACGTCAACCCCTCCGCGGCCGAGTCCATGGGCGTGGAGATCCCGCAGTCCGTGCTGGACGAGGCCGACCACACTGTCGGCGAGTAA